TAGTGACACAAAACTGAATACCCCTAGCAAGGTAACAACTTTGAATCCTAATGCAGCAGAGTTCGTTCCTTTTTCTCTTAGGTCACCATCTTCTTCAGGAAGCACTATTGCGGCTGATGCAACAAGGTTTGCTATTTCTAGAACCTTAGGAAAAGCAGTTCTTGATCGGTCTGAGTCTTCTATTTCAAATAATTCCGATGATGAGGCTCATCAGTTCTGGCGTTGCCAGCTCCCTGATGACATTACTCCAGACTTTAAGGTTATTAACGAGGATGATTCTCAAGGAATTGGACCTGGGAGCCTCTCTTTAGCAGGTTTATCCTTGCATGGTGACAGTGAAGCGTCAAGGTTTCCTGCTTCTGCTGGTGGTggatatatatttgataatcaGCAGCAACTACTGCATCATAATGGTAATGGCAGTAACATCGCTGAAAAATTGAGACATCCTGCTTCATCTTATGGAAAGAATCCTACTGCAGCTAGTTTTCTACCTTTGCAAGCCAAACCTTGGGACAAGCAACTTGTTAATAGTGATCAGCTACTTAGCAATCGGAGGGAGGGACAACCATATAGTGGAAATTCTAGACATAGATTTGTTAATGATTTGTTGGGGGAGCAGACCATTATGGATGGTCCTGAAATGAATCCTGTGGAATTTTTGGCTTCTCAATTCCCCGGACTAGCTGCCGAAAGCCTTGCTGAAGTTTATTTTGCCAATGGTTGTGATTTAAATCTGACTATTGAGATGCTCACACAACATGAGGTGAGTGGAGGTCCTTAACTGTTTTTAGTTGATTTCTAGTGCTTACTTTTTATCCTTTGTTTGAAGATGTAGTGATGTGTCAGTTATTTAGGTCTTGAAGTCTTATATTTTCCATTTCACGATTATTGTTATCAATTGTTGGAGAGTTGCAGCCACTCTAAGAAATGGTTTATGGTCTAGATCAGGATGCggaagttttaagtttttaattttcctttatttatacACACTGGAAATGTTTTTAACACCCCCCCCCTTTACTTATGCTATATTTACGGGATGTTGGTTATCTGTTGTGGATCCCGGGAATGTTAATGGTTTGGATGCAAACCGTGGTTTGACGGAAAAGCTGGCTCCTAATGAAGTTTTGAGGCGACTCAATTCACCACAGCATGTAGCCTCTAGTTCATAATATTATGAGGCCTGGCATGGCGAGTAGTTTTTCTTTATCGGGGTTTCTCTTCGTGGTTTTTGAAGTCATATTCTTCTTAGGTTGTTTTTACATGCTGTGGCTCACAGGTTTCCAGCATCCTCACaaagtttttagaatttttgccTTGTGTTTTCTCCTTTTAAGATCTTTTAGCATTTCATGgatcattttgatttttattgcaGCTTCAAGTTGATGGTGGTTTCAACCAGAACCCGAATTCAAAAACCTTGTTGGCTCCCAATCTAAGTACGCTAGGCTTCCCAGTTACTGTGTCAGATGATCAGAGTGGTGCTACAAAATATGCAGGGGATGATCTTCAACTTAATGTTGATCCTTATCTATCATCTGACAAGGACAACATTCTTATTTTCAAATCCAACTCTTCTCTTCCATCTAGAGGTGCCATAGATTTTGTACCAGGTATCAGGAAAATGGTATCTCAAGATTCTGGAGTATGGAAGTATGATAGAAATGGTTCTGCCAATTCGACTGTTGGGTCTAGTAGAAGTTCTCATGGGTTGGCTAATACCTTCAGTCTTGCACCTGGAAGAGGGGTTTACGCTAATAGGTTGCAGACACGTGTTCATTCAGATCCTGCTTGGCTTGAAACTGGAGATGCAGTCGGTAATATTCTGCGTTACTAAAGTTTCATGTGTTTATACAGCTTTTAATAGGAGCAATCAATGTCTTTGTCCGTatctatttgttttaatattattgagcTGGCAGCAAATTTATACCCTGAACTGCGGGAAGACGCTCAAGACCATGCACGATCTCGTAACGCATATTTTGACCAGGTATCTCCTTGGAATTTTATTGCATATGTTTAAACTGATACAATAATAGGTTTTACATTTTTGTTGGCAAGCAATGAATAAGGTGCTGCCTAtcttatccttttatttattattcatttatttgcTCTCCTTTTGCAACCCTGGGAAATGAGTTTTGCTTCAGCTACTACGACTACCTTTTCTTCTTACAGTTGTCAACCAAGTTATATCAGGCATCAATTAACTTAGCTAGATATGCAAACAAATAGacataattaatagaatatgtACTCCAATAGTGGTTCCCTCCATTCTCTCTTAAGGTAAGCTTCATTGTATTTCATGTTTAGTAATT
The nucleotide sequence above comes from Gossypium raimondii isolate GPD5lz chromosome 13, ASM2569854v1, whole genome shotgun sequence. Encoded proteins:
- the LOC105782591 gene encoding polyadenylate-binding protein-interacting protein 7 encodes the protein MSLSKKGIQISDTKLNTPSKVTTLNPNAAEFVPFSLRSPSSSGSTIAADATRFAISRTLGKAVLDRSESSISNNSDDEAHQFWRCQLPDDITPDFKVINEDDSQGIGPGSLSLAGLSLHGDSEASRFPASAGGGYIFDNQQQLLHHNGNGSNIAEKLRHPASSYGKNPTAASFLPLQAKPWDKQLVNSDQLLSNRREGQPYSGNSRHRFVNDLLGEQTIMDGPEMNPVEFLASQFPGLAAESLAEVYFANGCDLNLTIEMLTQHELQVDGGFNQNPNSKTLLAPNLSTLGFPVTVSDDQSGATKYAGDDLQLNVDPYLSSDKDNILIFKSNSSLPSRGAIDFVPGIRKMVSQDSGVWKYDRNGSANSTVGSSRSSHGLANTFSLAPGRGVYANRLQTRVHSDPAWLETGDAVANLYPELREDAQDHARSRNAYFDQARQGFLTGNKALTKELSVKGQLQNMHMKATHGNTQESLFRQRNQVPPEIVGGQERIIDLHGLPVSEAIHMLNYELSVLRRTARAADQRLQVYISVGTGNHARGSRIPARLPVAIQHYLLEEECLDFTEPQPGLLRVVIY